A region from the Negativicutes bacterium genome encodes:
- the mraZ gene encoding division/cell wall cluster transcriptional repressor MraZ, giving the protein MLMGEYFHTVDPKGRLILPAKLRDELGESFIITKGLDNCLFIYPKAEWQILETKLKQLPMAKAEARAFVRFFFAGAAELEPDRNGRILLPLSLRDYAKLDKDVIIIGVSNRIEIWSKVEWDNYNNKVAPMVAEIAENLVDLGI; this is encoded by the coding sequence TTGTTAATGGGTGAATATTTTCATACAGTTGACCCTAAAGGACGATTGATACTACCAGCTAAATTGCGGGATGAGTTAGGAGAAAGCTTTATTATAACAAAGGGCTTAGACAATTGTTTGTTTATTTATCCTAAAGCTGAATGGCAGATCCTTGAAACCAAATTGAAACAATTACCGATGGCGAAAGCTGAAGCCAGAGCGTTTGTAAGATTTTTCTTTGCAGGGGCGGCGGAATTAGAACCTGATAGAAATGGCCGAATTTTATTACCACTATCGTTAAGAGATTATGCTAAACTAGATAAAGATGTTATAATTATTGGGGTTTCAAATAGAATTGAAATTTGGAGTAAAGTAGAGTGGGATAATTATAATAATAAGGTTGCACCAATGGTTGCAGAAATAGCCGAAAATCTGGTTGATTTGGGCATATGA